The Chloroflexota bacterium genome includes the window GCGCAAGCGACTGATGTTTGATGTAATACAAATCGTATTGCAAACGAATGCGCGCATCCTCAATGCTGTCAATGTAATCGTAATTCACGACCGCCCAGCCCGCCATGCCGGGCTTGACCGCGTTGCGTAAGCGATGAAAGGGAATCGCCGCGTCCAACTCGGCGAGATGTTCGGGACGTTCGGGGCGCGGACCCACTGCGCTCATATCGCCCTGGAGCACGTTCAACAACTGCGGCATTTCGTCGAGCCGCATCTTGCGAAGCCAGCGCCCCACGCGCGTGACGCGCGGATCGTTGACTTGCGCGCGGTGCGCGTGTCCATCCGGTTCAGCATTCGCAACCATCGTGCGCAACTTGATGGGATAGAACACCTTGCCGCCCTTGCCGACGCGCACCTGGGTATAAAAAATCGGTCCGGGCGAATCCAGCCAGATGGCGAGCGCGACCAAAGGCAAGAACGGCAATAACACGATCAACCCAATCAACGCGCCAACGATGTCAAACGCGCGTTTGGCGAACGGGTAGAAACCGCTCGCCTCTTTCGACTCGAGCGGCAACGCAACATTCCAATTGTCGCCAATGTGCTCGATCGGAATCTGTCCGGTGAGTTGCTCATACAATACCGGCATCAATGTGATCTGTGCGCCTTGCTCTTTACAATCCATCAGCGCCTGAAACAGCGTCGTCGTCAGGTTGTGCGAAATTGCGAGAATCACTTCAGGCGCTTGGTGTTCCTTGACGAGCCGCGCCAAATCGCGCGACGCGCCGAGCGTGTCTTTGGTCGGGTCGTCGTCCACGAATCCGACGATACGATAATGCGCCGGCGCGTACTGCTGAATCGCCTGGGCGATGGTCTGCCCCGCCCACCCCGCGCCGATAATGATGACCTTGCGTCCAAAAGTTGGACGTTGAATGTAATAACCGTACAACGCGCGCCACGCCGTAATCAACACGAAACTCGCCGCGCCTTGGTATCCGACCACCCCGCGCGGCAAGTACTCCGGCGTTGCCGAAAAAAAGTAGATGAAGAGATAAACGATTATGATGAGCGCGACGGTACGAAACAATGCCGTCGCCGCCGCCGTCAGATTGGTGACGCGTTGCGGATCATAGAATCCATTGAGAAACGCGGACGACACCCACAACGCCGAAAGAAACACAAACCAGCCAACCTGACGCGATACATACGCCGAATCGAAGAGCCACCCCGCGCGCACCGCCATGATCCAAAACGCGAACAGTGTCGTCAGGTTGACCAAGATCAGGTCAACGACGACGAGCAATGTTCGGTGTTCGTTCAAACGAAGCGAGATAGGCATGGTTGGAGTTTAGAATTTGGAAATTGGATTTTGGATTTGCGATTCGCCATTCGCGATTTGCGATTCGCCATTCGCGATTTGCCATCCGCCGCTTACGGCTTTTTGCTGCCGGCAAATTTTTCGGCGCGCACGAAATTCACGGCGAGCGCGGTTGCGAGTTTCAAAAGCATGACCAGATAGTAAAACCAGTTAAACAGAAAAAAATATCGCCGCGCGAGATTCTTGCGATAGTAACGAAAGTACGACTTGTGCCATTCGATAATCGAGCGATACGGCTCGACGCGCGAACCGCCTTGTCCGCCAAAATGAATGATCTCCGCTTGATGAAAATAGTACACGTGCCAGCCGGCTTGCCGCGCGCGAAAACAAAAATCCGTGTCCTCTTGGTACGCAAAAAATCGTTCGTCGAGCAAACCGATTTGGTCGAGCACTGCGCGGCGGATGAGCATACACGATCCCGACACCGCGTCCGCCGCGTGTGTCACATTCTCGTCCATGTACGTCATCAAGTATCGTCCGAACAAGCGGCTTTGTGGATAACGCGTCGCCAAACCGGAAAAATAACAGAACAAATCCCAGGGTGTCGCATAGCTACGCCGGCATTGTTTCTGCAGCGTGCCGTCGCGGTTTAGCACCTTGGGACTGACGATTCCAATCGCGGGATGCGCGTCGGCAAAGGCGATCAGACGCTCAAACGCGTCGGGTAGGATGAGCGTATCGTTGTTCAGCAATAACACGTAGCGCCCCACGCTCGCCCGGATCGCCTGATTGCTCGCCCGCGTAAAGCCGGCGTTGTGGTCGTTCGCGATGACGCGCACACGTGGAAATTCGTCGCGCAACATTTCGCGCGTGCCATCGCTCGACGCATTATCCACGACGATGATCTCGTACGTGACGCGGTGCGTGTTGGCTGGAATCGAGCGCAAACAATCGCGCAGAATCTCGCGCGCCTGGCGCGTGAGGATGCAAATCGAGAGATCGAGTGTCATGTCGCGCGGTGAATCGCTCTAGTCCTCTTCCGGCAACGGTTGCGTGTACAATCGCCGCTTGATCGCCGCGTGCGTGCTGGGAAACGTCAACAACAGCAAGAATTTCAATAACGAAAAGGGAATCAAGAAAATCATCCGGAACAAACCGATTTGATGGGCGCGCCAGAGTTGCCAATAGTTCTGAACATCGCCCACGCGCATCCGGAAATAATTCCGGCTCAACTTGGATTGCCCGGCTCCGCGCGACACAATGACGAGCGGCAAGTCTAAAAGCACGACGATATGCTGCGCCAAGCAAATCTGCATCCAGAGCAAGTAATCTTCGGTGTACCGCCGCTGCGGATTGAAACGTTCGGTCAAGCTGCGCTTGAGCATCACCGAAGGTGTGACGAACGGATTTGAAATCAGAATCTCGTCGCGCGCGATGGTGTAGGCGCGCGGCGCGCTCAACATCGGCAACGCGGTGCGGTCGCTCTGCTCCGCGACGAGATGCGTGTGACCGCTCAACGCCACTGGCGGATGCGTGCGCATCCACTCGTACTGCACCGCGATTTTTTGCGGATGCCACGCGTCGTCTGCGTCGAGGAACGCGATATACTCGCCGACCGCCGCGTCCCATCCCAGGTTGCGCGCCGCGCTC containing:
- a CDS encoding sugar transferase, with translation MPISLRLNEHRTLLVVVDLILVNLTTLFAFWIMAVRAGWLFDSAYVSRQVGWFVFLSALWVSSAFLNGFYDPQRVTNLTAAATALFRTVALIIIVYLFIYFFSATPEYLPRGVVGYQGAASFVLITAWRALYGYYIQRPTFGRKVIIIGAGWAGQTIAQAIQQYAPAHYRIVGFVDDDPTKDTLGASRDLARLVKEHQAPEVILAISHNLTTTLFQALMDCKEQGAQITLMPVLYEQLTGQIPIEHIGDNWNVALPLESKEASGFYPFAKRAFDIVGALIGLIVLLPFLPLVALAIWLDSPGPIFYTQVRVGKGGKVFYPIKLRTMVANAEPDGHAHRAQVNDPRVTRVGRWLRKMRLDEMPQLLNVLQGDMSAVGPRPERPEHLAELDAAIPFHRLRNAVKPGMAGWAVVNYDYIDSIEDARIRLQYDLYYIKHQSLALDVLILLRTMGHMFALRGR
- a CDS encoding glycosyltransferase family 2 protein, with protein sequence MTLDLSICILTRQAREILRDCLRSIPANTHRVTYEIIVVDNASSDGTREMLRDEFPRVRVIANDHNAGFTRASNQAIRASVGRYVLLLNNDTLILPDAFERLIAFADAHPAIGIVSPKVLNRDGTLQKQCRRSYATPWDLFCYFSGLATRYPQSRLFGRYLMTYMDENVTHAADAVSGSCMLIRRAVLDQIGLLDERFFAYQEDTDFCFRARQAGWHVYYFHQAEIIHFGGQGGSRVEPYRSIIEWHKSYFRYYRKNLARRYFFLFNWFYYLVMLLKLATALAVNFVRAEKFAGSKKP
- a CDS encoding glycosyltransferase family 2 protein: MTPVSVSVVIPCFNVEHTIGLALDSVAAQTRPVCEVICVDDASTDHTRRVIADWQARNAATPVRVLQMPRNSGPSAARNLGWDAAVGEYIAFLDADDAWHPQKIAVQYEWMRTHPPVALSGHTHLVAEQSDRTALPMLSAPRAYTIARDEILISNPFVTPSVMLKRSLTERFNPQRRYTEDYLLWMQICLAQHIVVLLDLPLVIVSRGAGQSKLSRNYFRMRVGDVQNYWQLWRAHQIGLFRMIFLIPFSLLKFLLLLTFPSTHAAIKRRLYTQPLPEED